GGCGTATTTAAAAAATTATATTCATCCGGCGTGGTGCTCTGCACCTTCAGCGACAATACATCACCGGCTTCCAAGGTATAAATTGGCTTCTGCAACGAAATTGTCTTCAGGAGTTCATCGGCATTGCCCTGGTTTTTTATTTCAGGGTTCTCCTGCAGCAGGATCAACTTTTTCTGGGGAACACAGGAAGTGAAGAAGATCAGTCCCAAAAGTATACCCCATGCAATTAAGGTGTGGCGCATTATATTTTTCTTATTCAATTACCGGAATTACAAGCCATAGCGCGGCTGTAACCATATTTCAAATGGTGAAATTATGAAATTATTGTCTGAGTAAATATTTTGCCAGCAATTAAATTTGAAGCTCTACACTAAAATTGTACCTGGATTCCATTGGACAAAGTATAAACAAACCTTGTTACAGGAACGATTGGCTCATCCTCGAATGTACCGCTGAAACCTGCCTTGAAAGAAAGCCGGGTATTTAGTTTGACCTGTAAAGCTACGTCCCCACTTACACGGTTACGCCATTTATCGATCATTTCGGCATACCCAGTTTGGTAATAAACGATACCCTCGGCACTTACATTGCTGTTTAAAGCCGCCTTTGCGCTTATATAGTTTGTTGACTTCAGCATATCGGAGTCCGTAAAGTTGTTCTCCTCATCAGGATCTTCCCACGTCTCATGCTCGTGCATTATGCCTGTTCCCACATATATGCCACTGTTCTCTCGCTTCAGCAGCCTATAACGCAATCCACTTCCTGCCAAGGTACGAATCTCAAGTCCTCGGGCTTTGTCTGTTTGCACCTGTGTGAACAGTTCATAGGACAAACGCCTTTTCCGCAGCAGATTTACCCGGAAATGAGAATACCCGTTGCTTGCAACGGTATTGCGCAATTCATCTGAATCGTAGTTCACCAACAGGTAATTGTAAAAATTGAGTAGCAGGTAGGAATGCTTTTCTGATACATAGGCCACATCCCCGTTGAAAGTAAGCTGCAGGTAGTTGTTTGGGTTGTTCTTGCCCGCATTTCGGTTAAACATGGAAAAGTTAAGGCCTACTTTGCCTGTAAAATAATCGGCAGAGTCCCTCTCAACCCGCGAACGCTCCACATTTAGGATCTGGGCGCTGGCAGAATTAATTAATAACAAGAAAGTTAAGAGAAAAAATAAAGCTGTTCGAGAGGCTGCTTTAAACGGCATGAGCGTATTATATAGAATCAACAAGAATTTATGTGAGAAAACATTTTGGATGCCTTTTCACTTATTAAAAGGTAGTGCTTTTGGCCTAAAGCCGTATTAAAAACTCGCAATGACTGTAAGAGTCACTAGCACAAAACTAGAGTATATAAGTTAAAATTCACATCAACCGCCATGCAAAGAGATTCAGCAGCGTTGGTTCTGGCGCTTCGGGAGACAGCAGCCAGAATAGCAAAAGGTGCCCGTTACGAGTGGGGTCATATGGGAAGTTGCAACTGTGGTCATCTGGCGCAAACCATCACAAGGTACAGCAAGGGCGAAATACACGGGGCAGCTATGTGGCGCTATGGCGACTGGCGCGAACAACTCAGGGATTACTGCCCTCAAAGTGGCTTGCCAATGGACCAAATTATAGATCACATGCTGGATTTTGGATTCAAAAGAACTGAGCTGGCACACTTGGAAACACTGTCGCACCCCGCAGTAACAGCCAGGTTACCAGTTGAACGTAAATACCTGAAGCATAATGTAAGGGATGATGTGGTTCTTTACCTGAACACATGGGCAGAAACCCTTGAGGGGGAAGAAAAGCCAAAGAATAAGGTAAGGGAGCTTGAAAATGAACTTCTTCTCGCTTTATAAATATTAAACCGTAAAATAAATTATTTCATAGCTTTGGGCGTAATTCACCTCCCAAATAACTATGAACAAAGCCCAGATAATATCCGCTGCTGAGGAATATGTGAAAGAACTACTTTCCGGTGAAGGCTCTGGTCACGATTGGTGGCACATATTGCGTGTTTGGAACAACGCCAAGCACATCGCCGGATACGAACAGGTGGATACATTTGTCGTAGAGTTAGCGGCCCTTCTTCATGACATAGGAGACCATAAGTTTTATAATGGCGACGCCTCTGTTGGACCACGTATGGCCCGGGAGTGGCTAGAGTCTCAGCTGGTTCCGGAGGAAATAATAGCCCATGTGTGCAGCATTATCAGGGACCTCTCCTATAAAGGTGCCGGTACTAGCTCGGCAATGCCTACTATAGAGGGGCAGGTAGTGCAGGATGCCGATAGGTTGGATGCTATTGGAGCCATCGGCGTAGCTCGTGCTTTTGCCTATGGCGGCCATAAGAATCGCGAAATGTACAATCCTGCTATCACACCCGTTCTGCACAACTCGTTCGAGGAGTATAAGTCGAGTACAGCCCCTACCCTCAATCACTTCTACGAGAAGCTTCTGTTGCTGAAGGACCGCATGCATACCGAAACGGCTAAAAAATTAGCCGCACAGCGCCACCACTTTATGGAGCAGTTCCTGGAGCAGTTTTACGCCGAGTGGAATGGTAACCGCTAATCATCTCCTACGCGTATAGAATGCAAGGCAGCATGAAATTAGACTAGCTAACAGAAACTTAATACTTATCTACCACTGCATGGAGATTCCATTACTCTCAGATATTGTGATTATACTTGGGTTGGCAGTAGTGGTGATTCTGCTTTTCCAGCGGTTTAAGCTTCCCACCATACTTGGTTTCCTGGCTACGGGTGTTATTGCCGGTCCTCACGGACTTAGCCTGATCAAGGCAACGCACGATATCGAGATTCTGGCAGAGATTGGTGTTATACTGCTGCTCTTTATAATCGGCATGGAGTTTTCGCTTAAGCAGCTCGCGCTGATAAAGCGAACAGTTTTGCTGGGTGGCACTACACAGGTGCTTGCCACTATCGGACTGGTATGCGTCGTGATGGTGTTATTGCGCTACTCCTGGGCAGAATCAGTTTTTATGGGCTTCCTGATTGCCCTTAGTAGCACAGCCATTGTTCTGAAACTACTGCAGGACAGGAGCGAGATCAACAGCCCGCAGGGGCGCGTAGTGCTGGGCATCCTTATTTTTCAAGACATCGTGGTGGTGCCGATGATGCTGCTGGCTCCGCTAATGGCCGGGGAATCAGAGGATATTGGCACAGCACTGCTGATAATGGCGCTGAAGGGCATATTTGTGATTGTGTTTGTACTGGTTAGCGCCCGCTACCTGGTGCCGCGCCTGTTGTTCCTGGTGGCACAGACTAAGAGCAAAGAGCTTTTTATACTTTGCGTGGTGGTTATTTGCTTTGCAGTTGCCTGGCTTACGTCCAACCTGGGACTTTCACTAGCACTTGGTGCGTTTATGGCTGGCTTAATCATTTCAGAGTCAGAATACAGCCACCAGGCCACCAGCAACATTCTGCCGTTCCGCGAGATTTTTACCAGCTTTTTTTTCGTTTCAATCGGTATGCTGCTGGATTTTGGCTTTATGCTGCAGAACCTTCCGGTTATACTTCTTTTCTCTGTCTTAACATTTATTCTGAAAGGGACGGTTGCAACGCTGGCCGCTCGTATTTTACAATACCCTATGCGTATTTCCCTGCTGGTCGGGCTGTCGCTGTTTCAGGTAGGAGAATTTGCCTTCATACTTTCTAAAACGGGATTAGCCAGCGGATTGCTTTCTGAAGAAACATACCAGTACTTTCTGTCCGTTTCGCTGCTGACAATGGGCGTGACGCCATTCATCATTGGTTCGTATCGCCAACTCGCGGACTTTATTGCGAAACCAATATCCTCCTCGAACGGAGATTCCGTCTTCAGCAACGAAACGACAGCAGCACATGGTGACCTGCCAGACCTTAACGATCATATTGTAATTATTGGTTACGGCATTAACGGCCGAAATGTGGCCAAGGCTGCCCGCCATGCAGACATTCCGTATGTGATTACTGAGTTGAACGCCGTAACGGTGAAGCAGGAGCGAAAACTGGGGGAGCCGATTGTTTACGGGGATGCCGTTCACCCAATGATCCTGGAGCACATAAATGTGCAGAAGGCGCGCGTGGTGGTTATCGCCATATCAGACCCTGAGGCAACCCGGCGTATCATTGCCACTGTGCGCGGTATTTCAGACAAAGTACACATAATCGTGCGAACGCGCTTTGTGCAGGAAATGGAGGAAAACTACCTGATCGGGGCTGACGAGGTGATACCGGAGGAGTTTGAGACGAGCATCGAGATATTCACCCGCGTGATGAACAAGTACCTGATGCCACGGGATGAGATAGAGCGCTTTACGCAAAAAATTCGCTCCGACAACTACGACATGCTTCGAAGCCTGGCCTCCGGACGCATACCCAATAACTCAAAGATAAGCCTTGATCTACCCGATATAGAAGTAGCCAGCCTGCGCGTGTACACCAACGACAGCGACATTATTGGTAAATCGTTGCTGGAAGCAAACATCCGCAATCGCTTCCAGATTACCATAGTAGCGATGAAAAGGGAAAGGGAAACTATCTTGAATGTAGATGGACACACCCGCATTTTAAGGGGCGATGTGCTTTATGTGGTCGGCAAGCCGAACGATGTAATGCGCTTTAACGATTACCTGAAAGACAGCTTTTAGCGAAAGAGAAGTATACTACAGCTGCTCCATCACCTCCTCTACCCTTTTCTGCACTGTGCTGTAGCCGGCGTTAAATTTCTTTATTGCGCCTTCCGTCCACCCACGCCAAAGCAGCAGATCTGTTTTAGGGTTTATCAAATCAATAATCAGTGTGCCTTGCTTAAAGAGGTCTACGTTGCGGTAACCGGGCATATCAGAGTGGCCGTAAGTATAGCGATAGCCGCCCATGTAACCGTAGCTGTACCCAAACCCCTTAGCGAAGTTCTCCGGCTTGTCCTTTTCCAGCGGCACCGAAACACTCACATCATATGCCACCAGCACATCCGGATTCTGCGCCACCTTTGTATAGCCTCTTTCCTGTAGTTCCTGCTCAATGGCCTGGCGCAGGTGTTTGTTTAAGCTCGCGCTGAACCCACGGTCATAAGCAGCTTCGGCCGGTGGAACATCCTGGTACCAGGCATAAGTCTTATAGCTCCTCAGGTTTGTGGCATAAGGTGCTTTAATAGCATTCGCGCCAAGCGAGGCTGAGGTGGTCACGCAACTGGGTAAGTATAGCAGGCTAATAAGCAGTAGGAGAAGAAGGGGGAGCTGACGTGTGTGCTTCATAGTTTAGGCGTGTGACAGTAGCTAAAATGCTTTTCTAGTAGTTCTGGGCCATACTTTTGCCGCTTTAAATATACACAATTGATATGGATAGCCAATTGTTTTGGATCCAAGCTACAAAGAGCAGGCTATTAATGCCAGCATAGGTATGGGATAACTCATTGGCTTTTTACAAAGTATAGCTACTGTACATTTAAAGGTTTAGAATGAAATACATAACTGCCGAAGAGGCCCTTTCAAGTATAAAATCAGGCAACCGTGTTTTCCTGCATGGCAGCGCCGCTACGCCTCAGCACTTAATAAATAAGTTGGCCGAAAGAGCCCATGAACTGCGTGACGTGGAACTGGTAAGTATCAGTACCTTCGGGGAGATGGCCTGTGCCGATCCCCGCTATAGTGAGGCTTTTTTTATTAATTCCCTTTTTGTCTCCGCTAACGTACGGGAGGCGGTAAACAGCGGGCGGGGCGACTATGTACCGATCTTCTTAAGTGAAATTCCACGGCTTTTCCGGTCTGGCATTATGCCCTTGGACGTAGCTATCGTGCACGTGTCCCCACCCGACCGCCATGGCTTCTGCTCTCTGGGCGTGTCTGTTGACATAGCGAGGGAGGCTGTTAAAAGCGCCCGGCACGTAATAGCACAGGTAAACCCTCAGATGCCGCGTACGCATGGTGATGCACTCATCCACACCAAACGCTTTGACGCGCTGGTGCAAGTGGATGAACCATTGCCGGAGGTGGACTACAGCCAGAAGATAACAGCCGTAGAGGAGAAAATAGGGGCTTATGTCGCAGAATTGGTTGAAGACCAGGCCACGCTGCAGTTAGGTATTGGCGGCATTCCGGATGCAGTGCTCCGCTGCCTCACCAACCACAAAGGACTGGGCATCCACACCGAGATGTTTTCCAACGGT
Above is a window of Pontibacter akesuensis DNA encoding:
- a CDS encoding DUF481 domain-containing protein, translating into MLLINSASAQILNVERSRVERDSADYFTGKVGLNFSMFNRNAGKNNPNNYLQLTFNGDVAYVSEKHSYLLLNFYNYLLVNYDSDELRNTVASNGYSHFRVNLLRKRRLSYELFTQVQTDKARGLEIRTLAGSGLRYRLLKRENSGIYVGTGIMHEHETWEDPDEENNFTDSDMLKSTNYISAKAALNSNVSAEGIVYYQTGYAEMIDKWRNRVSGDVALQVKLNTRLSFKAGFSGTFEDEPIVPVTRFVYTLSNGIQVQF
- a CDS encoding HD domain-containing protein produces the protein MNKAQIISAAEEYVKELLSGEGSGHDWWHILRVWNNAKHIAGYEQVDTFVVELAALLHDIGDHKFYNGDASVGPRMAREWLESQLVPEEIIAHVCSIIRDLSYKGAGTSSAMPTIEGQVVQDADRLDAIGAIGVARAFAYGGHKNREMYNPAITPVLHNSFEEYKSSTAPTLNHFYEKLLLLKDRMHTETAKKLAAQRHHFMEQFLEQFYAEWNGNR
- a CDS encoding monovalent cation:proton antiporter family protein, which encodes MEIPLLSDIVIILGLAVVVILLFQRFKLPTILGFLATGVIAGPHGLSLIKATHDIEILAEIGVILLLFIIGMEFSLKQLALIKRTVLLGGTTQVLATIGLVCVVMVLLRYSWAESVFMGFLIALSSTAIVLKLLQDRSEINSPQGRVVLGILIFQDIVVVPMMLLAPLMAGESEDIGTALLIMALKGIFVIVFVLVSARYLVPRLLFLVAQTKSKELFILCVVVICFAVAWLTSNLGLSLALGAFMAGLIISESEYSHQATSNILPFREIFTSFFFVSIGMLLDFGFMLQNLPVILLFSVLTFILKGTVATLAARILQYPMRISLLVGLSLFQVGEFAFILSKTGLASGLLSEETYQYFLSVSLLTMGVTPFIIGSYRQLADFIAKPISSSNGDSVFSNETTAAHGDLPDLNDHIVIIGYGINGRNVAKAARHADIPYVITELNAVTVKQERKLGEPIVYGDAVHPMILEHINVQKARVVVIAISDPEATRRIIATVRGISDKVHIIVRTRFVQEMEENYLIGADEVIPEEFETSIEIFTRVMNKYLMPRDEIERFTQKIRSDNYDMLRSLASGRIPNNSKISLDLPDIEVASLRVYTNDSDIIGKSLLEANIRNRFQITIVAMKRERETILNVDGHTRILRGDVLYVVGKPNDVMRFNDYLKDSF
- a CDS encoding DUF4136 domain-containing protein; protein product: MKHTRQLPLLLLLLISLLYLPSCVTTSASLGANAIKAPYATNLRSYKTYAWYQDVPPAEAAYDRGFSASLNKHLRQAIEQELQERGYTKVAQNPDVLVAYDVSVSVPLEKDKPENFAKGFGYSYGYMGGYRYTYGHSDMPGYRNVDLFKQGTLIIDLINPKTDLLLWRGWTEGAIKKFNAGYSTVQKRVEEVMEQL
- a CDS encoding acetyl-CoA hydrolase/transferase family protein, encoding MKYITAEEALSSIKSGNRVFLHGSAATPQHLINKLAERAHELRDVELVSISTFGEMACADPRYSEAFFINSLFVSANVREAVNSGRGDYVPIFLSEIPRLFRSGIMPLDVAIVHVSPPDRHGFCSLGVSVDIAREAVKSARHVIAQVNPQMPRTHGDALIHTKRFDALVQVDEPLPEVDYSQKITAVEEKIGAYVAELVEDQATLQLGIGGIPDAVLRCLTNHKGLGIHTEMFSNGVLPLIESGVITNEHKKKHRGRVATGFIVGNRRLYDFVDDNPLITMLSSDYVNDVTVIKTNPKMTAINSAIEIDLTGQVVSDSIGTYQYSGIGGQMDFIRGAALSKGGKPIIALPSVTHKGISRITPFLNQGAGVVTTRAHVHYVVTEYGVAYLYGKNLRQRAQALINIAHPDHRERLEQEAIARFRHL